From Toxorhynchites rutilus septentrionalis strain SRP chromosome 2, ASM2978413v1, whole genome shotgun sequence, a single genomic window includes:
- the LOC129766772 gene encoding cuticle protein 19.8-like, with protein MDKLIAIVACWIAVVSALPFREHAHPAGHHLQYELEYGVKDVLSGDDRTRWEQRDGHHMKGSYSVKKADGSRPDADHHTNANGGIQILVKHVGDQTIAPETTTHGYPGWALWW; from the exons atggaCAAG CTCATCGCAATTGTCGCGTGCTGGATCGCTGTGGTCTCTGCGCTGCCATTCAGAGAGCACGCGCATCCGGCCGGACATCATCTGCAATACGAGCTTGAGTATGGTGTTAAGGATGTCCTCAGTGGCGATGATAGGACCCGTTGGGAACAGCGTGACGGGCATCATATGAAGGGATCCTACTCTGTGAAAAAAGCGGACGGAAGTCGCCCCGACGCTGATCATCACACCAATGCTAACGGAGGAATCCAGATTCTGGTCAAGCATGTTGGCGACCAAACTATAGCACCAGAAACTACGACGCATGGTTATCCTGGCTGGGCGTTGTGGTGGTAG